From the Alloalcanivorax dieselolei B5 genome, one window contains:
- a CDS encoding Maf family protein, protein MTDVVLPQRGTPLFLASGSPRRAELLTQVGARFTRLPAPGVDETPLPDESPEQYVIRLARAKAGAGDGLRTSPGAVLGADTAVVLEARILGKPVDDDDALAMIDALCAREHRVLSGVCVLHQGEARTAMSTTRVRFRALTAAQRRAYVARGEGRDKAGAYGIQGLGAALVASLAGSYSGVVGLPLEQTLPLLEWAGVPYGISVPAE, encoded by the coding sequence ATGACGGACGTTGTTTTACCTCAGCGGGGGACGCCGCTGTTTCTCGCTTCCGGTTCGCCCCGACGAGCCGAGTTATTGACCCAGGTGGGAGCCCGGTTCACTCGCCTGCCGGCTCCGGGCGTGGACGAAACGCCCTTGCCCGATGAATCTCCCGAGCAATACGTGATCCGTTTGGCCCGCGCCAAGGCCGGCGCCGGTGATGGTCTGCGGACGTCGCCCGGTGCGGTGCTCGGCGCGGATACCGCGGTGGTGCTGGAGGCGCGCATTCTCGGCAAGCCCGTCGATGATGACGATGCCCTGGCCATGATCGATGCCCTGTGCGCCCGGGAACATCGGGTGCTCAGCGGGGTCTGCGTGTTGCATCAGGGCGAGGCGCGCACGGCCATGTCGACAACCCGGGTAAGATTCCGGGCGCTCACCGCGGCTCAGCGGCGCGCCTATGTGGCCCGTGGAGAAGGCCGGGACAAAGCCGGTGCCTATGGCATACAGGGGCTGGGCGCCGCGCTGGTGGCGTCCCTGGCCGGCAGTTACAGTGGGGTGGTGGGACTGCCCCTGGAGCAGACCCTTCCTCTGCTGGAATGGGCAGGGGTCCCCTACGGTATCTCCGTGCCCGCTGAATAG
- a CDS encoding YhdP family protein: MSRKNDRHGHAFWRDWLWWLVAIPLVLLAVYVVAMRQFMAVLPEYQTQLETLVAERFGTDIEIDRLEGEMEGLSPRIRLFGLSLPAVEGGSPLTLDRVEISVRVLASLLTREPRLNELRIEGVDLHLVRDEQGRIHLRGLEAFEGGEPQWDRWLSLLYHQYRIVIDDARFSLEWPDLPPLASSLRLALVNHGDQHRLAVKLEARDRPFSVDGRLRLDGNPLRWEQVNAGAYLSLDGERLEEWLPDTREWPLDLENLKGKTQLWLDVRDGRPTSGSARLSAPRLVLTDGETPWAISDLNLDARFRYDPEQGGEVVLSNVRGETPAGDLAPGLLAASWHRPGEGQAPRWAARGERLRLQALARQLAQWPFAWPASISPIRQKLEVFQPEGQLRSLYLTGEGTDWRSLQARFSDLVVQAVDKLPGVSGLNGWLTATPEGGLADLRGDTLGLMLPEFYDHALEAAFTGALRWSLEEQSWTLDTGAIRARNPDAWGVAMARVRGGAEHIPELRLLADLFDGDGARASHYIPLGRLPGGARDWLGQAFRGGHLDHGQFLYQGPVKIDRERQQDRTFQMRYQARDVALSFLPDWPVATAADADVLMDGRRLVATAGSGTLLNSQISQVAVDIPEQGGQLVVQGKVNGPAADVDRLFHDTPLAATLPKELLDWRFREGRVQGHLLLDVPLRKGEGRQVTVVADGSASGVTVANEARRLTLTGVASPVHFHSRNGLNLPDLKGEGLGGRFSGAWTTRDADSRLVLSGGVPAARLRQWLGFDWLSPVSGTVPVDITMSMPWRGRGFHLEASSSLRGVTVDAPAPLGKSADTSRRLWLSLDPERQDLRLEYAGVGHGRIRIGDPVAGVIRLGEGDLPNMPSRGVTFLGHVDRADANAWMAFIGSLAGSGAGGGQNSLVNRAVFNVGELTLAGQRFRQVRFSAMPAGSGWELGLLGDQVAASLQVPGGFQARGQRPLLLTVSRLYLPEGAPGGNDAGTGKAPIVPSTLPPLDATISDLRLGGQPLGDWSGNLRPVDGGVHISGLRGGWRRISLDGALTWTGDNRAQHTRFEGVLSSNDLGKALSAWGLPPLVESKDARASVNLSWNGWPLAPPPLGLQGQVNVDIGECRIPDTDSRTSILRVLGVLNVGTLQRRLRLDFSDLYKKGLSCDALKGDFQFQGPLVSTQNLHIDSPSAAFQVSGQVNLAEQTLNNQVAMTLPISSNLYAGCLAGPAVCAGVFVVERLWGDKLDKTTTMEYQVSGPWKEPRVTEAE, from the coding sequence GTGAGCAGAAAAAACGACAGGCACGGACATGCCTTCTGGCGCGACTGGCTATGGTGGCTGGTGGCCATCCCGTTGGTGTTGCTGGCGGTGTACGTGGTGGCCATGCGGCAATTCATGGCGGTACTGCCGGAATACCAGACACAACTGGAAACGCTGGTGGCGGAGCGCTTCGGCACCGACATCGAGATCGATCGCCTGGAAGGCGAGATGGAGGGGCTGTCACCACGCATCCGGCTGTTCGGGCTGAGTCTGCCGGCGGTGGAAGGCGGGTCTCCACTGACCCTGGACCGGGTGGAAATCAGCGTTCGGGTGCTGGCCTCGCTACTGACCCGGGAGCCCCGCCTCAACGAACTGCGTATCGAAGGCGTGGATCTGCATCTGGTTCGCGACGAACAGGGCCGGATCCATCTGCGCGGCCTGGAGGCCTTCGAAGGTGGTGAACCGCAATGGGACCGCTGGTTGTCCCTGCTCTATCACCAATACCGTATCGTCATCGACGACGCTCGCTTTTCCCTGGAATGGCCGGATTTGCCACCGCTGGCGTCGTCTTTGCGTCTGGCGCTGGTCAACCATGGCGATCAGCATCGTCTGGCGGTGAAGCTGGAGGCCCGTGACCGTCCTTTTTCCGTGGACGGACGGCTGCGCCTGGATGGCAATCCGCTGCGCTGGGAACAGGTGAATGCTGGCGCCTATTTGTCGTTGGATGGAGAGCGACTGGAGGAGTGGCTGCCGGACACCCGTGAGTGGCCCCTGGACCTGGAGAACCTGAAGGGCAAGACGCAGCTGTGGCTGGATGTCAGGGACGGCCGCCCCACCAGCGGCAGCGCCCGCCTTTCGGCGCCACGGCTGGTGCTCACCGATGGGGAAACCCCCTGGGCGATCAGCGATCTGAATCTGGACGCGCGCTTCCGTTATGACCCGGAACAGGGGGGAGAGGTGGTGCTCTCCAACGTGCGGGGTGAAACGCCGGCCGGCGATCTGGCCCCCGGGCTGCTGGCGGCATCCTGGCACCGGCCCGGGGAGGGCCAGGCCCCGCGGTGGGCGGCCCGTGGTGAACGCCTGCGTTTGCAGGCGCTGGCACGGCAGTTGGCGCAGTGGCCGTTCGCGTGGCCGGCATCGATCTCGCCGATCCGGCAAAAGCTTGAGGTGTTCCAACCCGAAGGCCAGTTGCGCAGCCTGTATCTGACCGGCGAGGGAACGGACTGGCGTTCGCTCCAGGCCCGCTTCAGTGACCTGGTGGTGCAGGCGGTGGATAAACTGCCTGGCGTCTCGGGCCTCAATGGCTGGCTGACGGCCACGCCGGAGGGGGGCTTGGCGGATCTGCGGGGCGACACGCTTGGCCTGATGCTGCCGGAATTCTATGACCATGCCCTGGAAGCGGCGTTCACCGGTGCGCTGCGCTGGTCGCTGGAAGAGCAGTCCTGGACGTTGGACACCGGCGCGATACGCGCCCGCAATCCGGATGCCTGGGGGGTGGCGATGGCCCGGGTGCGGGGCGGGGCGGAACACATTCCCGAATTGCGTCTGCTGGCGGATCTGTTCGACGGCGACGGCGCCCGCGCCAGTCATTATATTCCGCTTGGGCGCCTGCCCGGCGGTGCTCGCGACTGGTTGGGCCAGGCGTTCCGGGGCGGTCATCTGGATCATGGCCAGTTCCTGTACCAGGGGCCGGTGAAGATCGATCGCGAACGTCAGCAGGACCGCACCTTCCAAATGCGCTATCAGGCCCGCGATGTCGCCCTGTCATTCCTGCCGGACTGGCCGGTGGCCACCGCCGCCGACGCGGACGTGCTGATGGACGGACGGCGTCTGGTGGCCACCGCCGGCAGCGGTACTTTGCTCAACAGCCAGATCAGCCAGGTGGCGGTGGATATTCCCGAGCAGGGCGGTCAACTGGTGGTGCAGGGCAAGGTCAATGGTCCGGCCGCGGATGTTGATCGCCTTTTCCATGACACGCCGCTGGCCGCGACCTTGCCAAAGGAATTGTTGGATTGGCGCTTCCGTGAGGGCCGGGTGCAAGGGCATCTGCTGCTGGATGTGCCGCTGAGAAAAGGCGAAGGGCGACAGGTAACCGTGGTGGCGGATGGCAGTGCGAGTGGCGTCACCGTGGCCAATGAGGCGCGGCGGTTGACCCTGACCGGGGTGGCCTCGCCGGTGCACTTTCACAGCCGCAATGGATTGAATCTGCCGGACCTCAAGGGGGAAGGGCTGGGAGGCCGCTTCAGCGGCGCCTGGACCACCCGTGACGCCGACAGCCGTCTGGTATTGAGCGGGGGGGTGCCGGCGGCGCGATTGCGGCAATGGCTGGGTTTCGACTGGCTCTCCCCGGTATCCGGGACCGTGCCGGTGGATATCACCATGAGCATGCCCTGGCGCGGGCGAGGCTTCCACCTGGAGGCCTCGTCATCGTTGCGCGGGGTGACTGTCGATGCGCCGGCGCCGCTGGGTAAATCGGCGGATACCAGCCGACGGCTGTGGCTGAGTCTGGATCCGGAACGGCAGGATCTGCGTTTGGAGTACGCCGGCGTTGGCCATGGCCGGATCCGTATCGGCGACCCGGTGGCCGGGGTGATCCGGCTGGGCGAGGGGGATCTGCCGAACATGCCGTCCCGGGGCGTGACTTTTCTGGGGCATGTGGACCGGGCCGACGCTAATGCCTGGATGGCCTTTATCGGCAGCCTTGCCGGCAGCGGCGCCGGTGGCGGACAGAATAGTCTGGTCAACAGAGCGGTGTTCAATGTCGGTGAATTGACGCTGGCGGGACAGCGGTTCCGGCAGGTCCGTTTTTCCGCCATGCCGGCGGGTTCCGGCTGGGAGCTGGGGCTGTTGGGGGATCAGGTGGCGGCCTCGCTGCAGGTTCCCGGTGGCTTCCAGGCACGGGGGCAACGACCGCTACTGCTGACGGTATCCCGTTTGTACCTGCCGGAGGGCGCCCCCGGCGGGAACGATGCTGGCACCGGTAAAGCGCCCATTGTTCCTTCCACGTTGCCGCCGCTGGACGCAACGATCAGCGATTTGCGGCTGGGGGGGCAGCCGTTGGGGGACTGGAGCGGCAACCTGCGGCCGGTGGACGGCGGCGTGCACATCAGTGGCCTGCGCGGCGGCTGGCGCCGCATCAGTTTGGACGGTGCCTTGACCTGGACCGGCGATAACCGTGCTCAGCACACCCGCTTTGAGGGGGTACTGTCTTCCAATGATCTGGGCAAGGCGCTGTCCGCCTGGGGCCTGCCGCCCCTGGTGGAGAGCAAGGATGCCCGTGCTTCGGTGAATCTGTCCTGGAACGGCTGGCCGCTGGCGCCGCCGCCGCTGGGGTTGCAAGGGCAGGTGAACGTGGACATCGGCGAATGCCGGATTCCGGATACCGATTCGCGCACGTCCATTTTGCGTGTGCTCGGCGTGCTTAATGTCGGTACGCTGCAGCGCCGCCTGCGGTTGGACTTCTCCGATCTCTACAAAAAAGGCCTCAGTTGCGATGCCCTCAAGGGGGATTTCCAGTTCCAGGGGCCCCTTGTCAGCACCCAGAATTTGCACATCGACTCGCCATCGGCGGCGTTCCAGGTTTCCGGGCAGGTGAATCTGGCGGAGCAGACCTTGAACAACCAGGTCGCCATGACCTTGCCCATTTCCAGCAACCTGTATGCCGGCTGTCTCGCCGGTCCGGCGGTTTGTGCCGGGGTTTTCGTGGTGGAGCGGCTGTGGGGTGATAAGCTGGACAAGACCACCACCATGGAATACCAGGTCTCCGGACCCTGGAAGGAACCCCGGGTGACGGAAGCGGAGTGA